In Prescottella soli, a genomic segment contains:
- the gltB gene encoding glutamate synthase large subunit — protein sequence MLYSLQPDSRGLYVRDHESDSCGVAMVADVHGRRSHTIVADALLALDNLEHRGAAGAEVNSGDGAGILLQLPGGYFRDVVEFELPVPLPDGTETFAAGMCFLPQHPDRRAEARRRIHAIAEAEGVDILGWRDVQVDPIGADVGATALSCMPYMTYLFVALPPVDGVRVGGVDLDRRVYGLRKRAERVTSEIDDAGTGVYFPSLSSRTVTYKGMLTTAQLALYFPELRDPRVTSAIAVVHSRFSTNTFPSWPLAHPFRYIAHNGEINTVRGNRNRMRAREAMLASTVIPGDLERLYPICTPDASDSASFDEVLELLHLGGRSLPHAVLMMIPEAWENHTSMTDQRRAFYQFHASLMEPWDGPACVTFTDGTVVGAVLDRNGLRPGRWWHTSDGRVVLASESGVLPIPQSEVIAKGRLEPGEMFLVDTAAGRIVPDSEIKAQLGAAQPYRDWLHAGLLDLRSVPSRGRIPHDHESVVRRQQVFGYTEEEQRVLLAPTATAGVEPLGSMGTDTPIAVLSQRPRLLFDYFVELFAQVTNPPLDAIREEIVTSLRRVMGPEQNLLEPTAASCRQIVLSWPVLDNEELGKIIDINADGDCPGFAATVLRALYDADSGGEGMAEAIEDLREAASAAIANGYRTLVISDRDSDHLRAPIPSLLAVSAVHHHLIRTKERTKVALVVESGDAREVHHIALLIGFGAAAVNPYLAMESIEDLVAEGELTGVESSVAVRNYLTALGKGVLKVMSKMGISTVGSYTAAQVFEAIGLSQDVVDEYFTGTVSRLGGVGLDVLAREVQLRHRAAHPENPSSLVHRRLDVGGIYQYRRDGELHLFTPETVFLLQHATRTGRDDVFGRYCTEVDRLSAEGGTLRGLFEFRRGLRPPVPLSEVEPAEAIFARFNTGAMSYGSISAEAHETLAVAMNRIGGRSNTGEGGEDVDRLYDPLRRSAVKQVASGRFGVTSDYLVNATDIQIKMAQGAKPGEGGQLPAYKVYPWIARTRHSTPGVGLISPPPHHDIYSIEDLAQLIHDLKNANENARVHVKLVSSVGVGTVAAGVSKAHADVVLISGHDGGTGASPLTSLEHAGLPWEVGVADAQQTLVLNGLRDRITMQCDGGLRTVRDVVVAMLLGAEEYGFSTAPLIVAGCIMMRVCHLDTCPVGVATQNPELRKRFTGKPEFVEAFFRFIAEGVRQYLAELGFRTVDEAVGHPEMLETAVGVAHWKSLGLDLSPIFATEVPQTGGGVPQRRRVRAQDHGLDLALDRTLIQLAEGALEDALPVRLELPVRNVNRTVGTLLGSEVTRRYGAAGLPDDTIRVQLEGSAGQSLGAFLPPGITLDLVGDANDYVGKGLSGGRIVVRPADDVLFLPETQVIAGNTLLYGATSGEAYLRGLVGERFCVRNSGAVAVTEGVGDHACEYMTGGRVVVLGPIGRNMAAGMSGGIAFVLDADPTKINQAMVTLQAPDGDDLRWLRVVVEHHLRWTGSAVAASVLADWPRRSALFTKIMPVDYQRVLEATRMARAEGLDVDTAIMEAARG from the coding sequence GTGCTGTACTCTCTGCAACCCGATTCCCGCGGCCTGTACGTCCGAGATCACGAATCCGATTCGTGCGGAGTGGCGATGGTGGCCGACGTCCACGGCCGCCGCTCGCACACGATCGTCGCCGACGCGCTCCTCGCGCTCGACAACCTCGAACATCGCGGTGCCGCCGGTGCGGAGGTGAACAGCGGCGACGGCGCCGGGATCCTGCTCCAGCTTCCCGGCGGGTACTTCCGGGACGTCGTCGAGTTCGAACTGCCTGTGCCGCTGCCCGACGGCACCGAAACGTTCGCCGCCGGGATGTGTTTCCTACCGCAGCACCCCGATCGCCGGGCCGAGGCTCGGCGGCGTATCCACGCGATCGCCGAGGCCGAGGGCGTCGACATCCTCGGCTGGCGCGACGTCCAGGTGGATCCGATCGGTGCCGACGTCGGCGCGACCGCGCTGTCGTGCATGCCGTACATGACGTACCTGTTCGTGGCGCTGCCGCCGGTGGACGGTGTCCGGGTCGGCGGCGTGGATCTGGACCGGCGGGTGTACGGGCTGCGCAAGCGTGCGGAGCGGGTGACGTCGGAGATCGACGACGCCGGAACCGGCGTGTACTTTCCGTCGCTGTCGAGCCGGACCGTGACCTACAAGGGCATGCTGACGACGGCGCAGCTGGCGCTCTACTTCCCCGAGCTGAGGGACCCGCGCGTGACGAGCGCGATCGCCGTCGTCCACAGCCGGTTCTCGACCAACACGTTCCCTTCGTGGCCGCTGGCGCACCCGTTCCGCTACATCGCACACAACGGCGAGATCAACACCGTCCGCGGCAACCGGAACCGGATGCGCGCGCGGGAGGCGATGCTGGCGAGCACCGTCATCCCCGGCGACCTCGAGCGGCTGTACCCGATCTGCACCCCGGACGCCTCGGACTCGGCATCGTTCGACGAGGTCCTCGAGCTGCTGCATCTCGGTGGGCGTTCGTTGCCGCACGCGGTCCTGATGATGATTCCGGAGGCGTGGGAGAACCACACATCGATGACCGACCAGCGGCGCGCCTTCTACCAGTTCCACGCGTCGTTGATGGAGCCGTGGGACGGCCCGGCGTGCGTGACGTTCACCGACGGGACCGTCGTCGGTGCGGTCCTCGACCGCAACGGGCTGCGGCCGGGGCGGTGGTGGCACACCTCGGACGGCCGGGTCGTGCTCGCGTCCGAGAGCGGTGTGCTGCCGATTCCGCAGTCCGAGGTGATCGCGAAGGGGCGCCTCGAACCGGGAGAGATGTTCCTGGTCGACACCGCGGCCGGGCGCATCGTGCCCGACAGTGAGATCAAGGCGCAGTTGGGGGCGGCGCAGCCGTACCGGGATTGGCTGCACGCCGGCCTGCTGGATCTGCGGTCGGTGCCGAGCCGTGGCCGGATCCCGCACGATCACGAGTCGGTGGTGCGACGCCAGCAGGTGTTCGGCTACACCGAGGAGGAACAGCGGGTGCTCCTGGCGCCGACGGCGACGGCGGGCGTCGAGCCACTCGGGTCGATGGGGACCGACACGCCCATCGCGGTGCTCTCGCAGCGACCGCGCCTGCTGTTCGACTACTTCGTCGAGCTGTTCGCGCAGGTCACCAACCCGCCGCTCGACGCGATCCGCGAGGAGATCGTCACGTCGCTGCGCCGCGTGATGGGGCCGGAGCAGAACCTGCTCGAGCCGACCGCTGCGTCGTGCCGGCAGATCGTGCTGTCGTGGCCGGTGCTCGACAACGAAGAGCTCGGCAAGATCATCGACATCAACGCCGACGGCGACTGTCCGGGCTTCGCGGCGACCGTGCTGCGCGCGCTGTACGACGCGGACAGTGGCGGCGAGGGCATGGCCGAGGCGATCGAGGACCTGCGCGAGGCGGCGAGCGCCGCCATCGCGAACGGATACCGGACGTTGGTGATCTCGGACCGGGACTCCGACCACCTGCGCGCCCCGATCCCGTCGCTGCTGGCGGTGTCCGCGGTCCACCACCATCTGATCCGCACCAAGGAACGGACCAAGGTGGCGCTGGTGGTCGAGTCGGGGGACGCGCGGGAGGTGCACCACATCGCTCTGCTGATCGGGTTCGGGGCGGCCGCCGTCAACCCGTACCTGGCGATGGAGTCGATCGAGGACCTCGTCGCCGAGGGCGAGTTGACCGGCGTCGAATCCTCGGTCGCGGTCCGCAACTACCTCACGGCGCTGGGCAAGGGCGTGCTGAAGGTGATGTCCAAGATGGGCATCTCGACCGTCGGGTCCTACACCGCCGCACAGGTGTTCGAGGCGATCGGGCTTTCGCAGGACGTGGTCGACGAGTACTTCACCGGCACCGTCAGCCGCCTTGGCGGGGTCGGTCTCGACGTTCTCGCGCGCGAGGTACAACTGCGGCACCGTGCCGCACATCCCGAGAACCCGTCGTCGCTCGTGCACCGACGCCTCGACGTCGGCGGCATCTACCAGTACCGGCGGGACGGCGAGCTGCACCTGTTCACACCCGAGACGGTGTTCCTGCTCCAACACGCCACCCGGACGGGGCGGGACGACGTCTTCGGCCGGTACTGCACGGAGGTCGATCGGCTCTCCGCCGAGGGCGGCACGCTGCGCGGGCTGTTCGAGTTCCGGCGCGGCCTGCGCCCGCCCGTCCCCCTGTCGGAAGTCGAACCGGCGGAGGCTATCTTCGCGCGCTTCAACACCGGTGCGATGAGTTACGGCTCCATCTCCGCCGAGGCCCACGAGACGCTCGCGGTGGCGATGAACCGGATCGGTGGGCGATCGAACACCGGTGAGGGCGGCGAGGACGTCGACCGTTTGTACGACCCGCTGCGCCGCAGTGCCGTCAAGCAGGTGGCGAGTGGTCGCTTCGGTGTGACGAGCGACTACCTCGTGAACGCGACCGACATCCAGATCAAGATGGCCCAGGGCGCCAAGCCCGGTGAGGGCGGCCAGCTTCCGGCGTACAAGGTCTATCCGTGGATCGCGCGGACCCGGCACTCCACACCCGGGGTGGGCTTGATCTCGCCGCCCCCGCACCACGACATCTACTCGATCGAGGACCTCGCGCAGCTCATCCACGACCTGAAGAACGCGAACGAGAACGCGCGTGTGCACGTCAAGCTGGTCAGCTCGGTGGGCGTCGGCACCGTCGCCGCCGGGGTGAGCAAGGCGCATGCCGACGTCGTGCTGATCTCCGGCCACGACGGCGGGACCGGCGCGTCGCCGCTCACCTCGCTCGAGCATGCGGGGCTGCCGTGGGAGGTCGGCGTCGCCGACGCGCAACAGACCTTGGTGCTCAACGGGTTGCGCGATCGGATCACGATGCAGTGCGACGGCGGTCTGCGCACGGTGCGCGACGTGGTGGTCGCGATGCTGCTCGGCGCCGAGGAATACGGGTTCTCCACCGCGCCGCTGATCGTGGCCGGCTGCATCATGATGCGGGTGTGCCACCTCGATACCTGCCCGGTGGGGGTTGCGACGCAGAACCCGGAACTGCGCAAGCGGTTCACCGGCAAGCCCGAGTTCGTCGAGGCGTTCTTCCGCTTCATCGCCGAGGGCGTCCGGCAGTACCTCGCGGAACTCGGCTTCCGTACCGTCGACGAGGCGGTGGGACATCCGGAGATGCTCGAGACCGCGGTCGGCGTGGCGCACTGGAAGAGCCTGGGACTGGACCTGAGCCCGATCTTCGCGACCGAGGTGCCCCAGACGGGCGGCGGGGTCCCGCAACGTCGGCGGGTGCGCGCTCAGGACCACGGCCTCGACCTCGCACTCGACCGCACCCTCATCCAACTGGCCGAGGGCGCCCTCGAGGACGCGCTACCGGTACGCCTCGAGCTGCCGGTCCGCAACGTCAACCGGACCGTCGGGACGCTGCTGGGATCGGAGGTCACCCGGCGCTACGGCGCGGCCGGGCTGCCCGACGACACGATCCGCGTCCAGCTCGAGGGTTCGGCGGGGCAGTCGCTGGGCGCGTTCCTGCCCCCGGGGATCACGCTCGACCTGGTCGGCGATGCGAACGACTATGTGGGCAAAGGTCTCTCGGGCGGACGCATCGTCGTCCGGCCGGCCGACGACGTGCTGTTCCTGCCCGAGACCCAGGTGATCGCCGGGAACACCCTCCTCTACGGCGCGACGTCCGGGGAGGCATACCTCCGCGGGCTGGTGGGCGAGCGGTTCTGCGTGCGGAACTCGGGTGCGGTCGCGGTGACCGAGGGCGTCGGTGACCACGCGTGCGAATACATGACAGGCGGGCGGGTCGTCGTGCTCGGACCGATCGGCCGGAACATGGCAGCAGGCATGTCGGGTGGGATCGCGTTCGTGCTCGACGCCGATCCCACGAAGATCAATCAGGCCATGGTGACGCTGCAGGCGCCCGACGGTGACGACCTGCGGTGGCTGCGGGTGGTGGTCGAGCATCACCTGCGCTGGACCGGATCCGCCGTCGCGGCCTCGGTCCTGGCCGACTGGCCGCGGCGCTCGGCGCTGTTCACGAAGATCATGCCCGTCGACTACCAGCGCGTGCTCGAGGCGACGCGGATGGCCCGGGCCGAGGGCCTCGACGTCGACACGGCGATCATGGAGGCAGCTCGTGGCTGA
- a CDS encoding glutamate synthase subunit beta produces the protein MADPQGFLHVVKKEARKRPVSERVHDWREVYEPQSASERAREVSEQASRCMDCGIPFCHSDSAGCPLGNLIPEWNDLVRRGRWDAAAERLHATNNFPEFTGRVCPAPCEAACVLALADTHTTGSVTIKRIEQAIADAAWEKGDVGPALPEVHTGKHVAVVGSGPAGLAAAQQLTRAGHEVTVYERDDRLGGLLRYGIPAFKLEKSVLDQRLTQMRVEGTHFVTDVEVGVELPVSSLKARFDAVVLATGALKARDNRDLVGRELDGVHLAMEHLVASNHECEGDGPSPITARGKHVVIIGGGDTGADCLGTAHRQGALSVTQLDYHPALPTERDESATPWPAWPMVLRTSPAHAEGGVRRYEVAVQRFLGDAEGRVRSMILAEVRLGRDADGRRTIFPVGEEIELPCDLALFAIGFEGTETGPLLDDLGIATNRRGSLSCGSDWQTAAPGVFVCGDAHRGASLVVWAIAEGRSAAHGVDAFLTGSSDLPAPVHPTALPLTVV, from the coding sequence GTGGCTGATCCGCAGGGTTTTCTGCACGTCGTGAAGAAGGAGGCGCGCAAGCGCCCGGTCTCTGAACGCGTCCACGACTGGCGCGAGGTGTACGAGCCGCAGTCCGCGAGCGAGCGCGCCCGTGAGGTGTCCGAGCAGGCGAGCCGCTGCATGGACTGCGGCATCCCGTTCTGTCATTCCGACAGCGCCGGGTGCCCGCTCGGGAATCTGATCCCGGAGTGGAACGACCTGGTGCGCCGCGGCCGATGGGATGCCGCTGCCGAACGGCTGCACGCGACCAACAACTTCCCCGAGTTCACCGGGCGGGTCTGCCCGGCGCCGTGCGAGGCGGCGTGCGTGTTGGCCCTGGCCGACACCCACACCACCGGGAGCGTGACGATCAAGCGTATCGAGCAGGCCATCGCCGACGCTGCGTGGGAGAAGGGTGACGTGGGCCCCGCTCTGCCCGAGGTGCACACCGGCAAGCATGTCGCGGTCGTGGGCTCGGGGCCGGCGGGACTGGCGGCCGCGCAACAACTTACCCGCGCGGGGCACGAGGTCACCGTGTACGAGCGCGACGACCGGTTGGGGGGTCTGCTGCGGTACGGAATCCCGGCGTTCAAGCTCGAGAAGTCCGTTCTGGACCAGCGCCTGACCCAGATGCGCGTGGAGGGAACGCATTTCGTCACCGATGTCGAGGTTGGGGTGGAACTCCCGGTGTCGTCGCTGAAAGCCCGATTCGACGCGGTGGTGCTGGCGACGGGTGCGCTCAAGGCGCGGGACAACCGCGATCTGGTCGGCCGTGAACTGGATGGCGTCCACCTCGCGATGGAGCACCTCGTCGCGTCGAACCACGAGTGCGAGGGCGACGGCCCGTCGCCCATCACGGCGCGGGGCAAGCACGTCGTGATCATCGGCGGTGGCGACACCGGAGCCGACTGCCTCGGGACGGCCCACCGTCAGGGTGCGCTGTCCGTCACGCAGCTCGACTACCATCCGGCGCTGCCGACGGAGCGGGACGAATCGGCGACCCCGTGGCCGGCGTGGCCGATGGTGCTGCGCACCTCACCGGCGCACGCCGAGGGTGGCGTCCGGCGCTACGAGGTTGCGGTCCAACGGTTTCTGGGTGACGCGGAGGGCCGCGTCCGGTCGATGATCCTCGCGGAGGTGCGACTGGGACGCGACGCCGACGGTCGGCGGACGATCTTCCCGGTCGGTGAGGAGATCGAATTGCCCTGCGATCTAGCGCTTTTCGCGATCGGATTCGAGGGGACGGAGACTGGGCCCCTGCTCGACGACCTCGGAATCGCGACAAATCGCCGCGGATCGCTGTCGTGCGGATCCGACTGGCAGACCGCAGCTCCCGGTGTGTTCGTGTGTGGTGACGCACACCGGGGAGCGTCGCTGGTGGTGTGGGCGATCGCGGAGGGGAGGTCGGCCGCGCACGGCGTCGACGCGTTCCTCACCGGAAGTTCCGACCTGCCGGCGCCGGTCCATCCGACGGCGCTGCCGTTGACCGTCGTCTGA
- the pyk gene encoding pyruvate kinase, producing MTRRTKIVCTLGPATATGDRVRELVESGMDVARLNFSHGEHSDHEDNYRRVREASEVTGRAVGVLADLQGPKIRLGRFVEGKTVWETGEQIRITVADCDGTHDRVSTTYKQLAEDAKPGDRLLVDDGKVGLVVESVDGDDVVCRVTEGGPVSNNKGVSLPGMNVSVPALSEKDIEDLEFALRLGVDFIALSFVRSPADVELVHDVMDRVGRRVPVIAKLEKPEAIENLEAVVLAFDAVMVARGDLGVELPLEQVPLVQKRAIQIARENAKPVIVATQMLESMIENSRPTRAEASDVANAVLDGADAVMLSGETSVGKYVMETVQTMARILEAVETDPARVPPLTHVPRTKRGVISYGARDIGERLDAKALVAFTQSGDTVRRLARLHSPLPLLAFTPLEAVRSQLALSWGTETFIVDPVKSTDQMFFQVDHALLSLGRYNRGDLVVIVAGSPPGTVGSTNLIHVHRIGEEDH from the coding sequence GTGACCCGACGCACGAAGATTGTCTGCACTCTTGGCCCTGCAACCGCCACCGGCGACCGTGTCCGCGAGCTCGTCGAGAGCGGCATGGACGTAGCGAGACTGAACTTCAGCCACGGTGAACACTCTGATCACGAGGACAACTACCGACGGGTACGGGAAGCCTCCGAGGTGACCGGCCGCGCGGTGGGCGTCCTGGCCGACCTGCAGGGTCCGAAGATCCGCCTCGGCCGGTTCGTCGAGGGCAAGACGGTGTGGGAGACCGGTGAGCAGATCCGCATCACCGTCGCCGACTGTGACGGCACCCACGACCGGGTCTCGACCACCTACAAGCAGCTTGCCGAGGACGCCAAGCCCGGTGACCGGCTACTCGTCGACGACGGAAAGGTCGGCCTGGTCGTCGAGTCCGTCGACGGCGACGACGTGGTCTGCCGGGTCACCGAGGGCGGCCCGGTCAGCAACAACAAGGGCGTCTCGCTGCCGGGCATGAACGTCTCGGTGCCGGCTCTCTCCGAGAAGGACATCGAGGACCTCGAGTTCGCGCTGCGCCTCGGTGTCGACTTCATCGCCCTGTCGTTCGTGCGCTCGCCCGCCGACGTCGAACTGGTGCACGACGTGATGGACCGGGTCGGCCGGCGCGTCCCGGTGATCGCGAAGCTGGAGAAGCCCGAGGCCATCGAGAACCTCGAGGCTGTGGTGCTGGCGTTCGACGCGGTGATGGTCGCCCGCGGCGATCTGGGCGTCGAGCTGCCGCTCGAGCAGGTTCCGCTGGTGCAGAAGCGCGCCATCCAGATCGCCCGCGAGAACGCGAAGCCGGTGATCGTCGCCACGCAGATGCTCGAATCGATGATCGAGAACTCGCGTCCGACGCGCGCCGAGGCGTCCGACGTCGCGAACGCGGTGCTCGACGGCGCGGACGCGGTGATGCTGTCCGGCGAGACGTCGGTCGGCAAGTACGTCATGGAGACCGTGCAGACCATGGCCCGGATCCTCGAGGCCGTCGAGACGGATCCCGCACGCGTGCCGCCGCTGACACACGTCCCGCGCACCAAGCGGGGTGTCATCTCCTACGGTGCCCGCGACATCGGTGAGCGTCTCGACGCCAAGGCGCTGGTCGCGTTCACGCAGTCCGGGGACACGGTCCGCCGGCTCGCGCGGCTGCACTCGCCGCTGCCGCTGCTGGCGTTCACGCCGCTGGAGGCGGTGCGGAGCCAGCTGGCGCTGTCCTGGGGTACCGAGACCTTCATCGTCGACCCGGTGAAGTCGACCGACCAGATGTTCTTCCAGGTCGACCACGCGTTGCTGTCCCTCGGCCGGTACAACCGCGGCGATCTGGTCGTGATCGTCGCGGGTTCGCCGCCCGGCACAGTAGGCTCGACCAACCTGATCCACGTCCACCGGATCGGGGAGGAAGACCACTAG
- a CDS encoding acyl-CoA thioesterase, whose product MSDLEAGVRPARSADLETLLALLDLEQIGEDTYLGRHPEQVGSRTFGGQLVSQALVAAGRTVDGDRPVHAINAHFIRGGDVKAPIEYRVERYRDGRAFANRQVTAYQDGNVVFSMFAAFQDWGTGLEHGAEIPDVEGPDDLPSFDDHIVGYEDRLRMFVDALKPMEMRYANDPTWVLKGTGERLNHNRVWIRTDGTLPDDAWAHSAALAYSSDTTVLDSILTTHGLSWGLDRIVAATVNHSIWFHRPFRFDEWALYATESPVASGSRGLATGRFFTRDGELIATVVQEGVIRHFPARR is encoded by the coding sequence GTGAGCGACCTGGAGGCGGGCGTCCGTCCGGCGCGATCGGCCGACTTGGAGACGCTTCTCGCGCTCCTGGATCTCGAGCAGATCGGCGAGGACACGTACCTCGGTCGACACCCGGAGCAGGTCGGCAGCCGGACGTTCGGCGGCCAGCTGGTGTCGCAGGCGTTGGTCGCGGCGGGTCGGACGGTCGACGGTGACCGTCCGGTCCACGCGATCAACGCGCACTTCATTCGCGGCGGCGACGTCAAGGCGCCGATCGAGTACCGCGTCGAGCGGTACCGGGACGGGCGCGCGTTCGCCAACCGCCAGGTCACGGCCTACCAGGACGGAAACGTCGTGTTCTCCATGTTCGCGGCCTTCCAGGACTGGGGCACCGGGCTCGAGCACGGTGCCGAGATTCCCGACGTCGAAGGGCCGGACGATCTCCCGTCCTTCGACGACCACATCGTCGGGTACGAGGATCGCCTCCGGATGTTCGTCGACGCGCTCAAACCGATGGAGATGCGGTACGCGAACGATCCGACGTGGGTGCTCAAGGGTACCGGTGAACGCCTCAACCACAACCGCGTGTGGATCCGGACGGACGGGACCCTGCCGGACGACGCGTGGGCCCACAGCGCCGCACTGGCGTACTCGTCGGACACGACGGTCCTGGACTCGATCCTCACCACCCACGGCCTGTCGTGGGGTCTCGACCGGATCGTGGCCGCGACTGTCAACCACTCCATCTGGTTCCACCGACCGTTCCGTTTCGACGAATGGGCCTTGTACGCAACGGAATCGCCGGTTGCATCCGGTTCGCGTGGATTGGCGACCGGACGGTTCTTCACCCGCGACGGCGAGTTGATCGCGACCGTCGTGCAGGAGGGCGTGATCCGGCACTTTCCCGCCCGCCGGTGA
- a CDS encoding ABC transporter ATP-binding protein/permease — protein MRNEPIDWNHEAVASLLWTARAFAIAFVCLILVGILLVRYTRWGRQFWSISGSYFTGRDSWRVWLPVAAMLFLTVMGVRLTILLSYQGNEMYTALQYAAQAFSGGDDAALSDAKSTFWRSIVVFSVLATIHVLRSLLDYYVGQAFVIRWRIWLTDRVTTDWLGGRAYYRGRFIGEGVDNPDQRIEADITNMATVSQSLSMGLVTAVTSVVAFTKILWDLSGPMTLFGVEVPRAMVVLVYVYILTATAVAFWIGHPLIRLNFLKERFTANFRYALVRLRDRAESVAFYNGESVERGGLLGRFTSVIANAWQIVFRTVKFNGFNLGVSQVSVVFPIVIQAPRFFAGTITLGDITQSAQAFGQVSDSLSFFRESYDTFAGYRASLIRLSGLISGDARARALPEVHTEHLDGAMELSAVSVNLPDGRPLVDGLDLRLSPGEALLVCGPSGSGKTTLLRTLAQMWPYATGTVRRPTGTEAIFLSQFPYLPLGDLRDVVAYPARAADLGDDALREALQKVALGHLVHRLDEQEDWAAILSPGEQQRVAFARILLTRPKVAFLDEATSAVDEGLEYQLYRLIRDEVPECMLFSVSHRSTVDQHHTRRLELLGDGPWRMSEVAVN, from the coding sequence ATGCGGAACGAACCGATCGACTGGAATCACGAGGCAGTCGCGAGTCTGCTCTGGACGGCACGAGCGTTCGCGATCGCGTTCGTCTGCCTGATCCTGGTCGGGATCCTCCTTGTGCGCTACACCCGGTGGGGCCGGCAGTTCTGGTCGATATCCGGCAGCTACTTCACGGGACGCGACAGTTGGCGTGTCTGGCTGCCGGTGGCCGCGATGCTGTTCCTCACGGTGATGGGCGTGCGGCTGACGATCCTCCTCTCGTATCAGGGCAACGAGATGTACACCGCCCTCCAGTACGCCGCGCAGGCGTTCTCGGGCGGCGACGATGCCGCGTTGAGCGACGCCAAGTCGACGTTCTGGCGGTCGATCGTCGTGTTCTCGGTGCTCGCGACGATCCACGTGCTCCGGTCGCTCCTCGACTACTACGTGGGGCAGGCATTCGTGATCCGCTGGCGGATCTGGCTGACCGACCGGGTGACGACGGACTGGCTGGGTGGTCGGGCGTACTACCGCGGGCGGTTCATCGGTGAGGGCGTCGACAATCCCGACCAGCGCATCGAGGCGGACATCACGAACATGGCCACGGTGTCGCAGTCGTTGTCGATGGGGTTGGTGACGGCGGTGACGTCGGTTGTCGCGTTCACGAAGATCCTGTGGGATCTGTCCGGCCCGATGACGCTGTTCGGCGTGGAGGTTCCGCGGGCGATGGTGGTGCTGGTCTACGTCTACATCCTGACCGCGACCGCGGTCGCCTTCTGGATCGGACATCCCCTGATCCGGCTGAACTTCCTCAAGGAGCGATTCACTGCCAACTTCCGATATGCGCTGGTGCGGCTGCGGGACCGGGCCGAGAGTGTCGCGTTCTACAACGGTGAGTCGGTGGAACGCGGGGGACTGCTCGGACGGTTCACCTCCGTCATCGCCAACGCGTGGCAGATCGTCTTCCGCACCGTGAAGTTCAACGGATTCAATCTCGGCGTCAGTCAGGTGTCGGTGGTGTTCCCGATCGTCATCCAGGCGCCGCGCTTCTTCGCCGGGACGATCACGCTCGGCGACATCACGCAGAGCGCGCAAGCCTTCGGGCAGGTCTCGGATTCGCTGTCGTTCTTCCGGGAGTCGTACGACACGTTCGCCGGCTACCGGGCGAGCCTGATCCGACTGAGCGGGCTGATCAGCGGCGACGCGCGGGCGCGGGCCCTGCCGGAGGTGCATACCGAACATCTCGACGGTGCGATGGAGCTGTCTGCGGTGAGCGTCAACCTGCCCGACGGGCGTCCCCTCGTCGACGGACTCGATCTGCGGCTCAGTCCCGGCGAGGCCCTGCTGGTGTGCGGTCCGTCGGGAAGCGGGAAGACGACGCTGCTCCGGACGCTCGCGCAGATGTGGCCTTACGCGACCGGAACGGTGCGCCGGCCGACGGGCACCGAGGCGATCTTCCTGTCGCAGTTCCCCTACCTCCCACTCGGTGACCTGCGCGACGTGGTGGCGTACCCGGCGCGCGCGGCCGATCTGGGCGACGACGCCCTCCGGGAGGCGCTGCAGAAGGTCGCACTGGGCCACTTGGTCCATCGCCTCGACGAGCAGGAGGACTGGGCGGCCATTCTCTCGCCCGGTGAGCAGCAGCGGGTGGCCTTCGCGCGGATCCTGTTGACCCGGCCGAAGGTGGCCTTCCTCGACGAGGCCACCTCCGCGGTCGACGAGGGACTCGAGTACCAGTTGTATCGGCTCATCCGCGACGAGGTGCCCGAGTGCATGCTGTTCAGCGTCAGCCACCGCAGCACCGTCGACCAACACCACACCCGCCGACTGGAGCTACTCGGCGACGGGCCGTGGCGGATGTCCGAGGTCGCGGTCAACTGA
- a CDS encoding transglycosylase family protein, with protein sequence MSKFTVTRTIGSIAASAALVTAPLALSASPANAAGGDWDAVAQCESGGDWGADTGNGYYGGLQISPGTWNAHGGAGLPHNNSREAQIQVAESILANEGAGAWPACGQYL encoded by the coding sequence ATGTCGAAGTTCACCGTCACACGCACCATCGGCTCCATCGCGGCCTCCGCCGCACTCGTCACTGCACCGCTCGCGCTGTCCGCATCGCCGGCCAACGCCGCCGGCGGCGACTGGGATGCGGTCGCGCAATGCGAGAGCGGCGGCGACTGGGGCGCCGACACCGGCAACGGCTACTACGGCGGCCTGCAGATCAGCCCCGGCACATGGAACGCGCACGGCGGAGCAGGGCTGCCTCACAACAACTCCCGTGAGGCACAGATCCAGGTGGCCGAGTCGATCCTCGCAAACGAGGGTGCCGGTGCATGGCCGGCGTGCGGCCAGTACCTCTGA